One Leptolyngbya sp. SIO1E4 genomic window, AACCACAGCAGCGGCATTGAGGTTACTACCCCCGCGCCGATAAAAAGTAAGGTCAGCAGCGACCCGGATGAGCCAAAATTACCCGCGCCAGTGACACCCCAGTACACTACCAGGGTCAAGGCTGCTGGGGTGATCAGCAGCGTTTCTACCGCGAGCCCCACCATAGGTGCCACCGCTACCACTTTTCGAACCAGGCCATAAAAGGCAAAGCTGAAAGCCAGACCCAGGGCAATCCACGGCACTGCCCCAAATTGCCAGATAAAATATCCCACGCCGATCGCCGCCAACCCTACCGCTATTTGCTGCCCTCGCCGTAGCTGCTCTTTCAGCACCACCGCGCCTAACAACACACTCACCAGGGGGTTAATGTAGTAGCCCAGGCTGGTTTCGACCACCCGATCCGTATTCACCCCGTAAATGTAGAGACCCCAGTTAAAGGTCAGCAACGCCGCCGAGCCCAAAAGCATGCCCAGTGCCTGGCGAGACTTAAGCAAGGTGCGGATTTCTGCCTGGCGCTGCTGTAGCAGCAGCAGGCCGCTCAAAAACACCGACGACCAAATCATGCGGTGGCAGAGCACTTCTACCGGCGAACTTTGGGTGAAAAATTTCCAGTAGATGGGCAGCAGCCCCCAAGACCCATAGGCCAGCAGCGCATACACACTACCGGCGCTGAGGGGAGGCTGAGTTGGCGGAGGGGGCTGGCGGATAGAAGGGCTCAAAGCATCTCGCAACGCGGCAAGCCTCATCCTACCGTTCTATCGGCGCTCCATAGTAGCCTGCGATCGCCGCGACGCCCCAGGATAAATTGGTTTCACAGAGCGACTGCGCGGCGACATCGCATTACAGCAGAATGGCAGTTATCCCCGATCTCCTTATAGCCCTATTCAGGTCAATCCAGTACGTTTTGGTGAAGGCAGGGTCTAGGGTTTGGGGTCTAGGGTGTGCTTGATCCGAATGCACACCGCTATAGCAGTGATTGAAAACGGCTAGCCGGGTAACTCGTAATAATTTGCTCTGAGGCAAAAAAGCCAACTACAGTGTTATTGGGTTTGAACAAGTGCGGCTATTGGTGCTGCCCCGAAGTCTAAATATCTGTGCACTTCTGAGTAGGGCCGAAAGAGTTCTTCTGGATCTGGCGGTTGCGCGATCGCACTTATCTCCCAAGATCCAGAGATATCTAGAGAGTCTTTGCACAACGCCCAGAGAGCCTTTACAAACCCCAGGTTGTGAATGAGCTGGGGGTTTTGGGGGATTGCAAGAGGGCATCATCCCGCGATAGGAACCCGGTTTCTGCAAAGCCTCACCAAATAGTAGCTGTCGTGTGAGAGAAACCGGGGGTTCCTGAACAGGTAATTTGGGGAGCCTTCTAAGTCTCTTGAGAAAAGGCAAAATCAGTGAACCCTAACTCTGAAGTAGAGAACCAGCGGTTAGAGTTTTCTCGAAATGCCTTCCAGCCGTCAAACACCTTACGGTAAGACGCGTTCTCAGCAGCGAGTTCTTCATAGAGTTCAAACGCTGCCTGTTGAGCCGAAGCCATAACTTCCTCTGAGAATCGAGTCAGCTGCACCCCTTGCTCCAGCAAGCTAGCCAGTGCCCCAGGGTTCAGGGAATCATAACGCGCCATGATATTTAGATGGGTTTCGCTGGCGGCAGTCCTTAAGGCTTGCTGATAAGACGTAGGCAAATCGTTCCAGGCATCCAGGTTGAAATATAAGGAATATTGAGAACCCGGCTCCCACCAACCGGGATAGTAGTAAATCTGAGCGGCTTTATGCAGGCCAAGTTTTTCATCGTCGTAGGGGCCAACCCATTCAGCGGCATCAATGGTGCCCAACTGTAGCGCTTGGAAAATTTCACCCCCTGGCAGGTTCTGCACATTGACCCCCAGGCGCTCTAACACCAGCCCTCCCAAACCCGGAATGCGCATATTCAGCCCCTGGAGATCAGCGACGGAGTTGATCTCTTGTTTCCACCAGCCCCCCATTTGAGTTCCGGAGTTGCCCGCCGGGAAACTAATAATGTTGAAGTCAGAGAGGACTTCGTGAATCAGCTCTAGCCCTCCCCCTTGATACAGCCAGGCATTTTGCTGGCGATAGTTAAAGCCAAAAGGAACAGCGGTATCGAAGGCCAGCGCTTCATTTTTGCCTCGATAGTAGTAGGAGTTGGTATGCCCTGCTTGCACGGTGCCTTGCTGAACGGCGTCCAGCACTTCTAAGCCAGGAACCAGTTCACCCGCAGCCGAGAGTGAGATCGTAAACTTGCCGTTGGTTAACTCACTAACCCGCTCGACAAACACCTCACTACCACCATAGACCGTGTCCAAGCTAGGGGTGTAGCTCGATGCCATGCGCCAGTCAACTGCTTTAGTCTCATCCGTCTGCACAGCGGGGCCACTGTTAGAGGTGGATTGACCACAGGCAGCGATCGCGGTCGTTGTAGCAGCACCTACTGTCGCACTCGTCAAAAAATTTCTACGCTTCATTGTCAATTTAGACTCAACTTTTACAGGAAGCAAAATATCCTGCTAATCCTAAGTCAAGGCAGGATCACCCTTTTGTTAGTAGATATACAGCAGGTTCGGTCGTCACTGAACTCATCAAGGTCGTTCGAAAAGAAGCCTCTAGTTACTGTGACCCTAGATCGCAAGAATCAAAAAATTCTTAACTCAAAATCACAGTGTTTATTGGGCGTTTCACGGGTTTAATTGATCGGTGATTTATTCTGGCGATCGCCAGCGTGTTTTGAGGGGTGGGTCACAGCACGCTCTGGGTAGGGTGCTATGAAGCGCTGCAAACCCTTGACCAGGCTTGGGGTTGATCGCCCAGCATAAAAGTTTCGTTAGCCAGCCAGCCTGAATAAAGCAGAGAGAACCCCTGACTTTGGCGCCAGAGACCCAAGGGCTTGCCATACAATAAAGCGTATTAACAAATGTGACTTTTTCATCTCGATGAATTTCTTTTTCTTGCTTAAGCTTCTCTTTGGGCTGTCAGCTGTCGGCATTGTGGCGTACCTCCTCACCGCTCGCCGCTATCAATCTTCAGACACCGTTGCCAGCTCTTACGACCAGTGGACTGAAGACGGCATTTTAGAGTTTTATTGGGGCGAACATATTCATTTAGGGCACTACGGATCACCACCCCGACGGAAGGCATTTATTCCTGCCAAGATTGACTTTGTCCATGAGATGGTGCGCTGGGGTGGCTTAGACAAGTTGCCACCGGGCACAACTCTGCTAGACGTGGGCTGCGGAATTGGCGGCAGCAGTCGTATTCTGGCGCGAGACTATGGGTTCTCTGTGACCGGAGTTACCATCAGCCCCCAGCAGGTAAAGCGGGCCCAGGCATTAACCCCAGAAGGGGTGAGCGCTCAATTTCAGGTCGATGATGCCATGGCCCTGTCTTTTCCAGATGCAAGTTTTGATGTGGTTTGGTCGGTAGAAGCTGGACCCCATATGCCTGACAAAGCCGTTTTCGCCAGAGAGCTGCTGCGGGTGCTCAAGCCGGGTGGCACGCTGGTGGTAGCAGATTGGAACCAGCGAGACGATCGCCAGCAGCCCCTCAATTTTTGGGAGCGCCCTGTTATGCAGCAACTTCTGGATCAATGGTCTCACCCCGCCTTTGCCAGCATTGAAGGATTCTCTGAGCAGTTAGTAGAAACAGGCCTAGTAGATGGCGACGTCATCACCGCCGACTGGACGCAACAAACGCTGCCTTCCTGGCTTGATTCCATTTGGCAGGGGGTCATTCGCCCCCAAGGATTTCTCCGAGATGGGCTGAATGGGTTTATTAAATCTGTGCGCGAAGTCCCCACTATCCTGTTGATGCGGTTGGCTTTTGGTTCGGGGCTTTGTCGGTTTGGCATGTTCCGCGCGCAGCGGGCAAACGGGGTGCCTCAATCAGCAGACTCCGTCGCCACTGAGACAGCCCCCGTCTAAGCTTATTTCGCGAACTCCTCATCCATGGGAGACCCCAGTGACCGTTGCCCGGCACGGGGTTTGTATCAAACCCTGCAACACAGGTCAGCGAAATTGGTTAGCCTACGTCACGTCGCTCTGTAAAGTAAACACAATCTAGATTGTGAGAATTCGAGTCATCTCGGGTTCAGTCTTGCTGGCTGCTTGTGTGGGGGTTGAGTTTCAATGGATGACGGAAATCGGCTAACGACGGGTAAGCAGGTCATTGAGCCTGCTGAAGATGCGCTGGTGAGCGATGTCTCCAGAAGCGATCTCATTTATGGATTAGAAGATCGCCCCCCTAAGTGGGAAGCTTTCTTTGCCGCAATTCAGCATGTGCTGGCCAGTTTTGTTGGCATCATCACCCCATCGCTCATCGTCTCCGGGGCCTTGGGGTTAGCACCGGCTGATGCCTCTTTTATCGTCAGCATGTCTTTGTTTGTCTCAGGCATTGCGACCTTTATTCAGGCGAAGCGTATTGGCCCCGTAGGATCGGGGTTGTTGAGTGTTCAGGGCACCAGTTTTGCTTTTATTGGCCCTATTTTGGCCGCCGGAGGGGGGGCGATCGCGGCAGGCGGCTCTGCCACCGAGGCATTAGGGCTGATCTTTGGGCTCTGTTTCCTGGGCTCGTTTGTTGAAATCATTTTTAGTCGCTTCATCCACCTGGCCCAGCAGATTATTACGCCTCTAGTGACGGGCATCGTGGTTACCCTCATCGGCTTAACTTTGATCAACGTGGGCATTACCAGTATTGGCGGAGGGTTTCCGGCGAGAGAAGCAGGCACCTTTGGCAGCCTGGCTAATCTGGGTGTGGGGACTTTGGTGCTCCTGATAATCGTGATTCTCAACAGCACCCGCAGCCCCCTGCTGCGCATGTCGTCCATTGTGATTGGGCTGATCGTGGGCTATCTGGTCGCGTGGCCGTTGGGGATGGTGTCTTTCGATAACCTGAGTGGGCTCCCGCTGCTGGCACTGCCCCTGCCCTTTCAGTTTGGCTTTGGCTTTAATTTCGCGGCGTTTATTCCCTTTGCATTTTTGTACCTGATCACCACCATTGAGTCCATCGGAGACCTGACGGCCACCTCGTTGTTGACGGGGCAACCCATCGTGGGCGAAACCTACATCAAACGCATTAAAGGAGGGGTCTTGGGAGATGGGCTCAATTCTTTAATTGCGGCTTGTTTTAACACCTTTCCCAATACCACGTTCAGCCAAAACAACGGAGTTATTCAGCTGACAGGCATTGGCAGTCGCTATGTGGGCTACTTCATTGCAGGCATTTTAGTTCTATTGGGGATTTTTCCCGTGGTGGGAGGGGTGTTTCAGGCAATGCCCCAGCCCGTTTTGGGGGGGGCTACCCTGGTGATGTTTGGCACCGTGGCTGCTGCGGGGATTAAGATTCTCTCCTGTGTCAATTTCACCAAACGGGCCTCCATCATCACGGCCGTCTCCCTTGGCATTGGTCTGGGGGTGACTTTTGTGCCCGACATTCTCAATAATTTGCCTATTTTGGTCAAAAATATTTTTTCCTCAGGCATTTCTGCTGGAGGGGTAACTGCCCTGGTGCTGAATATGGTGCTGCCGGGACCCCGAGAATAAGATCAAAACCGCGCGATCGCCCTTGGGTTTCTGCGGGGCAATACCATCCCAGGATAGGGTTTGGCATTGCCAAGCCCTTCAACCCATTCCTCTCGGGACAACCATCCTCAAGTCATCATGTATCACTTAAAGGCCATCATTATTGGGGCGGGCATCGGGGGCCTGA contains:
- the rarD gene encoding EamA family transporter RarD; translated protein: MRLAALRDALSPSIRQPPPPTQPPLSAGSVYALLAYGSWGLLPIYWKFFTQSSPVEVLCHRMIWSSVFLSGLLLLQQRQAEIRTLLKSRQALGMLLGSAALLTFNWGLYIYGVNTDRVVETSLGYYINPLVSVLLGAVVLKEQLRRGQQIAVGLAAIGVGYFIWQFGAVPWIALGLAFSFAFYGLVRKVVAVAPMVGLAVETLLITPAALTLVVYWGVTGAGNFGSSGSLLTLLFIGAGVVTSMPLLWFNNAAKRLRLSTLGFFQYLAPSVQLMLGVFLYGEPFTPTHIITFSFIWVALLLYSTTSLMERKVI
- a CDS encoding TRAP transporter substrate-binding protein, with translation MKRRNFLTSATVGAATTTAIAACGQSTSNSGPAVQTDETKAVDWRMASSYTPSLDTVYGGSEVFVERVSELTNGKFTISLSAAGELVPGLEVLDAVQQGTVQAGHTNSYYYRGKNEALAFDTAVPFGFNYRQQNAWLYQGGGLELIHEVLSDFNIISFPAGNSGTQMGGWWKQEINSVADLQGLNMRIPGLGGLVLERLGVNVQNLPGGEIFQALQLGTIDAAEWVGPYDDEKLGLHKAAQIYYYPGWWEPGSQYSLYFNLDAWNDLPTSYQQALRTAASETHLNIMARYDSLNPGALASLLEQGVQLTRFSEEVMASAQQAAFELYEELAAENASYRKVFDGWKAFRENSNRWFSTSELGFTDFAFSQET
- a CDS encoding methyltransferase domain-containing protein, with the protein product MNFFFLLKLLFGLSAVGIVAYLLTARRYQSSDTVASSYDQWTEDGILEFYWGEHIHLGHYGSPPRRKAFIPAKIDFVHEMVRWGGLDKLPPGTTLLDVGCGIGGSSRILARDYGFSVTGVTISPQQVKRAQALTPEGVSAQFQVDDAMALSFPDASFDVVWSVEAGPHMPDKAVFARELLRVLKPGGTLVVADWNQRDDRQQPLNFWERPVMQQLLDQWSHPAFASIEGFSEQLVETGLVDGDVITADWTQQTLPSWLDSIWQGVIRPQGFLRDGLNGFIKSVREVPTILLMRLAFGSGLCRFGMFRAQRANGVPQSADSVATETAPV
- a CDS encoding purine permease, with translation MDDGNRLTTGKQVIEPAEDALVSDVSRSDLIYGLEDRPPKWEAFFAAIQHVLASFVGIITPSLIVSGALGLAPADASFIVSMSLFVSGIATFIQAKRIGPVGSGLLSVQGTSFAFIGPILAAGGGAIAAGGSATEALGLIFGLCFLGSFVEIIFSRFIHLAQQIITPLVTGIVVTLIGLTLINVGITSIGGGFPAREAGTFGSLANLGVGTLVLLIIVILNSTRSPLLRMSSIVIGLIVGYLVAWPLGMVSFDNLSGLPLLALPLPFQFGFGFNFAAFIPFAFLYLITTIESIGDLTATSLLTGQPIVGETYIKRIKGGVLGDGLNSLIAACFNTFPNTTFSQNNGVIQLTGIGSRYVGYFIAGILVLLGIFPVVGGVFQAMPQPVLGGATLVMFGTVAAAGIKILSCVNFTKRASIITAVSLGIGLGVTFVPDILNNLPILVKNIFSSGISAGGVTALVLNMVLPGPRE